The proteins below are encoded in one region of Triticum aestivum cultivar Chinese Spring chromosome 1B, IWGSC CS RefSeq v2.1, whole genome shotgun sequence:
- the LOC123144241 gene encoding uncharacterized protein, with protein MRPLGRRGGRAWARCCCRVGCSRWRLGSSLLRLAQRPAEASWWPGTQVRWIAPPVVSPGVAWCGSGGQGPARVAARGAPCLGSQIWPTSMGRGGSPPPPPVLYSQASRLRCGGAARLRRHQGAVRLMRWGCSMVAEQRQRVLCPDHGCSWPRSVLLYSLLAWCSTGHGGLRCVRWPILRRSLMDLAPSADVWLSVVPAGCGWLRRLVVLLRLLKDSMVLVVGCRLIVGKCSNSR; from the exons ATGCGGCCGCTCGGGCGGCGTGGGGGTCGGGCCTGGGCGCGTTGCTGTTGCCGGGTCGGGTGCTCGCGGTGGAGGTTGGGAAGTTCTCTTCTTCGACTTGCTCAGCGGCCGGCGGAGGCGTCCTGGTGGCCAGGGACGCAGGTCCGGTGGATAGCTCCTCCGGTGGTGTCTCCAGGCGTGGCGTGGTGTGGATCTGGTGGTCAGGGACCCGCTCGTGTGGCGGCGCGCGGAGCTCCGTGCCTCGGTTCTCAGATCTGGCCGACCTCGATGGGGCGGggtggcagccccccccccccccccgtcctctACTCACAGGCTTCACGGCTGCGGTGCGGTGGTGCTGCCCGACTTCGTCGACAtcaaggtgcggtgcgcctgatgCGGTGGGGCTGCTCAATGGTGGCTGAACAGCGACAACGAGTACTATG CCCGGACCATGGTTGTTCCTGGCCTCGGTCAGTGCTCCTCTACTCCTTGTTGGCATGGTGCTCGACAGGGCATGGTGGTTTGCGCTGCGTCCGGTGGCCTATACTCAGGCGGTCGTTGATGGATCTGGCGCCTAGTGCTGACGTTTGGTTGTCGGTGGTCCCCGCAGGGTGCGGTTGGCTCCGGCGGCTTGTCGTGCTTCTTCGTCTTTTGAAGGATTCGATGGTGTTGGTGGTCGGCTGTCGTCTTATTGTAGGAAAGTGCTCAAACTCTAG GTGA